AGCACCTGGGCCTGGGCGTAGGTGAGCTCCAGCTCCAGCGCGCGCTTCCAGAGGATCGGGCGGAAGGCGGACGAGGCCATCGCGTGGAGGAGCTCGAGCAGTCGTCGCGCGTCGTCGTGGAGCGAGGGGGCGGTCAGGGGCCGGCTCATGGCGAACAGCGTCAATAGTTAACCCTCTTAACCATTCTGTCAAGGCAGGCGGGAACCGGTAGTAAAATGAGCCCGCGAGCCGCCCCCACGGGCGGCCACCAGGAGGGCTTTCCCAGAGAGGATTGACCGATGTCGCCACGCACGCCGATGACGCGCGAGGGCTTTGCCCGCCTCCAGCAGGAGCTCGACCAGCTGAGGCGCGAGGCGCGCCCGCAGATCATCAAGGCCATCGCCGAAGCCCGGGCGCACGGGGACCTGTCCGAAAATGCCGAGTACCACGCCGCCAAGGAGCGCCAGGGGTTCATCGAGGGGCGGATCCGAGAGCTGGAGGTCAAGGTCGGCGGCGCCGAGGTCATCGAGCCGCCGCGGAGCGGGGACCGGATCACGTTCGGCTCGACGGTGCGGCTCCGCGGGCCGGACGGGAAGGAGGTCCAATACCAGATCGTGGGCTCGGACGAGGCCGACCCGGCCACTGGCCGGATCTCGATCCTCTCGCCGCTCGCCCGGACCCTGATCGGCAAGGAAATCGGCGGCGAGGTCAAGGTCCAGGCCCCCGGCGGGGCCAAGACCTACGAGGTGCTGGCCGCCAACTTTCCCTGGGAGTCTTGACCGCCCCCGGGTCGCGCCCCTGTCGGGTCGGCGGTCAGAGACTGTCTCCGCCGGCGACATCCCCGGTGTTTCGGGTTCGAAACACCGGGCCGTAGGCTATCGAAAACACGGGCGGCGGGCCAACTGGCCCGACTCGTGCTCGCCTCCTCCCCCATGAGGTGGCGTTCTCCCGGCCGCTCCGGGCGCGCGAGGGATGGGGCACACGCGTGTCGAGGCGGCTGGATCGTGGTGGCGACCTTCCTCCTCAGCGGGTGCGCCTTCGTCGCGGGGGTGCCGGACGAGAGCGCCTCGCGCGGGGACCCCGGGACGCCGCCCGCCGCACCGCCCCCGGCCGCCTCCGTCGTGTCTCCTCGGGCCCGCCCGCGCGTGGACCTTGCTTCGTATTACGCGAAGTGGCACCACGGTCGCCCCACCGCGAGCGGGGAGGCCTTCGACATGGACGCCCTCACGGCCGCCCACCGGTCGCTGCCGCTCGGCGCCTGCCTCGAGGTGGTGCACCTCGGCAACGGCCGCCGGGTGTTCGTTCGCGTGAATGACCGCGGCCCCTACGTCCCCGGGCGCGCGATCGACGTCTCGTATCGCGCGGCGCAGGAGCTCGGGATGCTGGACGACGGGGTGGCGCGGGTGCGGATCAAGGAGACGAGATCCGGGGCGTGTGAAGGCCCCCTGGGGGAAGAGCCGAGTTAGGTGTGTGTCCGAGTAATCCGGCGCCGACCACCGAGCGCGTGGTGCATCGAGGAGTGCTCCGAGCGGCGGCTTCGCCGCCGCCACGAAGGGGGGGCATCGGGGGGTCTTCCGAGACCCCCCGAAATGACTTAGGTCCGAAGCGCGTCGCGGAGCTCGCGCGCGAGCGTCTCCACCGTGCCCCGGGTGCCGCCCGCGAGCTTCTGCCGCCATTCCCCTTCGGTCTCGAAACGGCGGTCGCCGAGCCGCTCGGTCCACGGGCGCAGGGCCTCCCGGATGCCCCGGAGGTCATAGGGATCCCCCTTGAGCTCGCGGGTGCGCACCATCACGTCGGGGGCCACCCGGACGAAGGCCCGCAGAGCGGTCCCGGTCTTGATCGAGTACTTCCGCCCCGCCCAGGCGTGCGGGAACGTCTGCGCGATGGCCTTGATGTAGTTCAGGAAGAAACGTCGGCCCGAGTCCCGGAGCTCCTTGGCCCGGCCGCGCCCGCCCATCTTCTCGACCGTCTCGATCAGGTCGACGATCTCCTCGGCCAGGGGGGCCTGGGCGACTCGGCCGCGGCCGATCCCGAGCATCTTGATCTCGCCCTGGAGCGGTGAGGTGTCATCTTCGTTGAGCGTCCGGATGATGTCGTGGGCCAGCGCCTGGTTCTCGTCGGGGTAGAGCTTGCGCCCGGCCAGGCTCACCAGGTGGGAGGGGTTGAGGCGCGTGTGCTTGGCGTTGATCGTGACGAAGAGCTCCACGATCTGCTGGGCATCGAGGGTGTCGAAGAGCACCGCCGGCACGTCCAGGCCCGTCAGGTCGCCTTCGGTGGCGAGGGCGTGCAGCGCGAGCAGCCGATGCTGGCCGTCGAGCACGCGCAGCACGCCGGGCTCCTCGGGGATCTCGAGCACGCCGAGGTTGCCGTGGTGGGCGACCGGCCGGAAGGTCAGCCGCTTGTCCGAGGTGATGATGACGGCGCCGGCGATCGACGGGAGCTTGCCGGCCTCCCGGCAGTCGCGGAAGTAGGCGACCAGCTCTTCGATCTTCCGTCGGATGACGGGGCGCTGGTAGGCCTCCGAGCTTTCCCCGATCCGGCTCTCCAGCACGTCCCAGTTCACCCGGGTCCGCGCCGCCCGCTTCGCCTTCGTGGGCTCGGGGATCCCCCCATAGCCCAGCACCTCGAATTTCACCAGCCGATCGATCTCCCGGGCCGGGAATGACGCCTGATAGAACTCGACCCCGTACTGCTTGATTCGGTGGGCGCCGACGCTGATCATGGCCTCGCGCTCACAATAGCCGAGGCCCGCCGAGGTGTCAACGGGCGGACGGGCAGGGCCTCGCGGGCGCCGCCGAAAGGGGGCACGATGGCGCGAGTCCGGATCACGTACTGGCAGGAAATCCCGGTCCTGGTCACAGCCCGCGATGCTGCGGACGAGGTCACCATCCCGCTGAGCTCGCGCTTCCAGGATCTCGTCGATGCGGTGGCGATGCTCCTCGGGCTCTCGGACGCGGAGGACTATCTGGCCCGGTGGCAGCCAGGCCCCGAGGAGGAACGCCCCGGGGGCGCCGACGCCGCGGCCCGTGCGGTGGCCGGCGAGCTCGAGGAGCAGTTCGCGGAGATCCGCGCGCGGAGCTTTCAGCCCGGCAGCGTGACGGAGTAGCCCGGGAGCTCAAGCGCGCGTCGCTTCGAGCCGCCCTTCGAGCGGCGGCTGCGCCGCCGCAACCGAGGGGGGGCCTCGGGGGGGTCTTCCGAGACCCCCCCGAAGAACTAGAACTTGAACTCGATGAGCGCGTTGGCCTCGTGCCCGCCGAACCCGCTGCCCCGCGGCGCGTCGAACCCGTAGCCGTACCCCAGAATCAGCGTGATCCAGTCTCTCAGCGCGATCGTGAGGTCGGCCCCGACGCCGCGGAGCCCGTGCCGCGGCAGCTCGTGGCGGTCCAGGTACTCGACGCGCGCGTAATCCGCGTTGAGCCGGAGCCGGTAGCGCTCGGTGCCCGGCCAGAAGGGGAAGTGGTACGAGAAGTTCATGAGCCAGAAGCGCTTGGCGAAGACTTCGTCGAGATAGTAGCCGTGGAGGAGGAGCGGGAACTCGCTTCGGAACGGCAGAGCGCTCCCCAGCCGGAAGCTCGAGAGCGCGTCGGTGTCAGGGGCCGTGCCCACGGTCGCAAAGAGCCGCGCGGTGTGATTCCCGAAGAGCGAGACGATGCCGCCCGCCCGGGCCCAGGTCTTCTGCGTGAGATGCTTCGGTTCCCGGAGCGCGCCGGGAAGGCCGTAGGGCTCGGTGGATTCCCGGAAGCTCGGCTCGTACCAGAGAGACAGCTCGACCGCCACGTCGGGAAGGAGCTCGGGAGGCACGCCCCCCAGCCGGAGGCCCACTCGCGCCGACTGGATCAGCGTGTCCGCCGGGAGGCGGAACTCACGGGCGGTGTCCGGGCCCCGCTGATAGACGTTGTACTGGGGTCGCAGCCGGAGCTGCCCTTCGATCGGAAGCACGTCGGCGATCTTGAAGCGCCGGTAGTAGCTGGCGATGACCTCGGCGCCGTGGCCCCAGAACGACTCCTCCCCCAGGTGGCGGCCATCGCGGAACTCGTCGAAGTTGTACGCGAAGAGCCCGCCCCCGCCCCCGATGCCCAGGGCGTGTCCAGGCGCCGGCCAGCCGTCCCGCACCAGCTCCGCGTTGAGGTACACGGGCGCCACGACCACGCGGAGGTACAGGTCCTCCTCCTCCAGGAAGTGGGGCCGGTTCCAGAGGAAGAAGATGTAGCCGGAGATCGGACCGTTCCCGCGGAGCGGCCCCTCGACGCCGAGCTCGAGGTTGGCGCGCCGCTCGGTGTCGATCTGGGCCTCGCCGACGCCCCGCCCGCCGACCACCGCCACGGCGAGCAGGAGAAGGCTCGTGGAGACCGGCCCGAGGCATGGGCGGCCGGGCATCAGGCGCCGGTCGTCGGAGGAGCGTGTGTCGACGGAGCTCGAGCTAGAATCGGCGTCGGCCCCGGAGCGCCTTCTTCCGCAAGCGGAGCGCCTGAGGGGTCACCTCGACCAGTTCGTCGGCGCGAATCCACTCGAGGCACTGCTCGAGGCTCATCACCCGCGGAGGGGTGAGCCGGATCGCCTCGTCCGCCGTCGAGGCGCGCATGTTCGTGAGCTTCTTCTCCTTGGTGACGTTGACGTCGAGGTCGTTGTCGCGGGCGTGCTCGCCCACGACCTGGCCCTCGTAGACGGGGTCGCCCGGGCGAATGAAGAACTCGCCGCGGGGCTGGAGGTGGTCGATCGCATAGCCGGTGGCGCGGCCGTCCCGGTCGCCGACCAGGGCGCCGTTGGCCCGGCGGGGCACCTCCCCTTGCCAGGGTGCCCAGCCGTCGAAGAGATGGTTGAGGAGGCCGGTGCCCCGCGTGTCGGTGAGAAACTCCCCGCGATACCCGATGAGCCCGCGGGCCGGGAGGCGGTACTCGAGCCGCACGCGCCCCGTGCCGTGGTTGACCATCTTGACCATCTGGCCCTTCCGGGCACCCACCTTCTGGGTCACGATGCCGATGAACTCCTCGGGGCAATCGATGACCAGATGCTCCATCGGCTCAAGGCGCTCGCCGTCGACCTCCCGCGTGATGACCTCGGGCTGCCCGGCTTCCAGCTCGTATCCCTCGCGCCGCATCATCTCGATGAGGATGGCGAGCTGGAGCTCGCCTCGGCCGGAGACGCGCAGGGTGTCGGGAGAGTCGGTCTCTTCGACCCGGATCGCGACGTTGCCCCGTGCCTCCTTGAAGAGGCGCTCCCGCAGGTGGCGCGAGGTCACGTACTTCCCCTCGCGCCCGGCGAAGGGCGAGACGTTGGCCGAGAAGAGCATGGCGACCGTCGGCTCGTCGACCCGGATCGGCGGGAGCGCCACCGGGCGCTCGGGATCGGCCAGGGTCTCCCCGATGTCCATCGCCTCGATTCCGGCGACCAGGACCAGCTCCCCGGGCCCGGCCTCGGCCACCTCGACGCGGCGGAGGCCTTCGTAGGTGTAGACGCCGGTGACCTTGGCCGGCTCCGCGGCTCCGGAGCGACGCAGGACGACCACCCGATCGTGGGGCCGGAGCGTGCCGTTCACGATGCGACCGATGACGAGCCGCCCGACGTAGTCATCCCAGTCGAGGCTGGCCGCCCGCAGCTGGAGTCCCATGTCGGGATCGAAGGTCGGCGGGGGAATCGTCGCCAGGAGCGTCTCGAAGAGCGGCCCGAGGCTCTGGCCGGGCTCGTCGAGGCGGCGCGTCGCCGTGCCCCGCCGGGCGTCGGTGTAGAGGACCGGGAACTCGAGCTGGGTGAGGTCGGCGTCCAGGTCGATGAACAGGTCGTAGACCTCGTCCAGGACCTCCGCCGGGCGGGCGTCGGCCCGGTCGATCTTGTTGAGCACGACGATCGGCGGCAGCCCCGCCTCCAGGGCCTTCTTCAAGACGAAGCGCGTCTGGGGGAGGGGCCCCTCGGCGGCGTCCACCAGGAGGAGCACGCCGTCCACCAGGGTCAGAGTCCGTTCGACCTCCCCGCCGAAGTCGGCGTGCCCCGGGGTGTCCACCACGTTGAGCTTCACGCCGCGGTAGGTGATCGCGGTCTGCTTGGCCATGATCGTGATCCCCTTCTCGCGCTCGAGGTCGATCGAGTCCAGCACGCGCTCGGGGACCGACTCGTTGGCCCGGAAGATGCCGCCCTGCCACAGCATGGCGTCGACCAGGGTCGTCTTGCCGTGATCGACGTGGGCGATGATCGCCAGGTTGCGGATGTCGAGGCGCTGGGTCACGGCTTCGAGTGTAGCAGATGATAGAATGGGCGCCACCACAAAGGAGGATCCGAATGCATGCGTGGCGGTGGGTCGTGCTGTTGGCGTTCGCGGCGGCGCTCCCGGCTGAATGGGCGGGCGCGCAAGGGAAGCCCATGCATCCGACCGCGGTGATCGCGATGGAGAAGGGCGGGGAAATCCGGATCGAGCTCTTTCCCGAGGACGCCCCCAAGACGGTCGAGAGCTTCGTCACCCTGACCAAGAAGGGCTTCTACAACGGGCTGGCGTTCCACCGGGTCGTGCCCGGGTTCGTCGCCCAGGGCGGGGATCCCAAGGGCGACGGGACGGGCGGTCCCGGGTACACGCTCAAGGCCGAGTTCAACAAGCGGAAGCACGTGCGCGGCACGGTCGCCATGGCCCGGAGCCAGCACCCCGACTCGGCGGGGAGCCAGTTCTACATCTGCTTCGCACCGGCGCCCCACCTCGACAACAACTACACGGTCTTCGGCCAGGTGGTGAAGGGGATGGAGGTCGTCGACAAGATCCAGGTCGGCGACAAGATGAAGACCGTCCGCATCGAAGAGCCGGCCAAGCAGTGACGGTCGACTGACTCCCGGCACCTGCGTTCAGGAGCCATCGCTCCCGTCCTGAGAAGCGGTGTGCCCGGCATGACCGGCCGGGAAGGCCGGCCGCTCCCCGGCCTCCTGCCGCCGGCGCCTGCATCCTGATTGAGCATTGAGCATTCTTATGCTAATTTAGTGCAGAATCTTGAGCCTATGACCCATCGACTGCTCACGGTCCAGGAGGCGGCGCGCCACCTCCGGCTGAACCCCCGATCGGTGTATCTCCTTGCCCAGCGCGGCGGGATTCCGGCGACGCGCGTCACCGGCAAGTGGCTCTTTCCCGAGCACCTCCTCGACGAGTGGCTCGAATCGAGCGCGCGCCAGGGAGCGCCGCGGACTCCGCCGGGGGCGCGGCCGAGCCCGCCCGCGGGAAGCCTGTTCGTGGCGGGGAGCGACGACCCCGCCCTCGAGCTGCTCCTCGACGCCCTGCCGGGACAGTCCGGCAGCCCGCTGCTCTTCACGGCGACCGTGGGGAGCACGCGGGGGCTCCAGGCGGTCGGTGAGGGCCGGGCCGATCTCGCCTGGTCGCACCTCGTCGACCCGGACTCGGGGGAATACAACCTTCCCCACGTCCCCCGCTACCTCGCCGGCCGGCCGGTGGTCCTCGTGAACCTCTTCCACCGGGATCTGGGGCTCGTCGTCTGGACGGGGAACCCGCGGAAGCTCACCGGCATGGCGGACCTCGGGCGGCGCGGCCTCAAGTTCGTGAACCGCCAGCCGGGGTCGGGCACGCGGCACTTCATCGACGCGGGGCTCGGTCGGGAGGGCGTGGCCCCGGCCAAGCTGGCGGGCTACCGCGACGAGGTCACGACCCACTGGGGCGTCGGGCTCCGCGTCCTGCGGGGCGAGGCCGATGTCGGTGTCGCCACGCGCTCGGTCGCGCACGCGCTGAGTCTCGGCTTCGTCCCCCTCACGCGCGAGCGCTTCGACATGGTCATCCCCAAGGACACGTTCTTCCGGCCCGCCGTGCAGACGCTCCTCGAGGCCGTCCGCTCGGAGCGCTTCCGCCGCCGGCTCGAGGCCCTCGGCGGCTACGAGGCGAGCGAGGCGGGGCGGGTCCTCGCGGAGGTGCCGTGAGGCGATCCGTCCCGGGAGCGTTGGGTGTCGGGCTGGTCGCGGGCCTCATGGTGGGCGCCGCCGCCAGCGCGTCGTCGGAGGTCGTGATCCTCTCGACGACGACCAGCACGCAGGACTCCGGACTCCTGGACGTCCTGGTCCCGCTGTTCGAGCGGAAGACCGGGTACCCGGTGAAGACGATCGCGGTGGGCACCGGGCAAGCTCTGGTGCTGGCGGCCCGGGGCGAGGCCGACGTCACCCTCGTCCATGCCCCTGCGCTCGAGCGGAAGTACCTCGGGGAGGGCAAGGTCGTGAACCGGCGCCTGGTCATGCTGAACGACTTCGTGATCGTCGGCCCTCCCGAGGATCCGGCTCGCCTCCGCCAGAGCACGAGCGCGGTGGACGGCGTCCGGCGTATCGCGGCCACGCGGGCCCCCTTCGTCTCCCGCGGGGACCAGTCCGGCACCCATCAGCTCGAGCTCGGGCTCTGGCGGGAGGCCGGGCTCGTCCCGGGCGGTGCCTGGTACGTCGAGTCGGGACAAGGCATGGGGGCGACCCTCGTCCTCGCCAACGACCGGCGGGCCTACACGCTCACCGACCGAGCCACCTGGCTCGCCTTCCAGCGTCGGGTGAGCCTCCCGGTCCTCCTGGAGGGCGACCTCCGGCTGCGGAACCTCTATTCGGTGCTGGAGGCGAACCCCGCCAACGGGCCGCGCGTGAACGCGGCCGGCGGCCGGGCGTTCGCCGATTTCCTGGTATCCCCCGAGGCGCAGGCGCTGATCCGCGTGTTCGGCGTGGAGCGGTACGGCCGGCCCCTGTTCGTCCCGCTCGCCGGGAAGACGGAGGCGGAGGTGGGCGGGTGAGGCGGCGATGGAGCTGATCCGGGACGGATTCTCCCGGGCCGTCTGGCTCGTCCTGAGCGGCGACCCCGAGGTGCTCGGGGTCACCTGGCTCTCGCTCCGGATCTCGGGGACGGCGACGCTCCTCTCCCTCGTCGTCGGCCTGCCCGTCGGGACGGCGCTGGCCCTCGCCCGCTTCCCCGGCCGCGCCCTGCTGATCTCCCTGATCAACACCGGCATGGGGCTCCCGCCGGTGGTGGTGGGGCTGTTCCTCTCGATGCTGCTCTGGCGAAGCGGTCCCCTCGGCGTCCTCGAGCTCCTCTACACGCCGACGGCGATCGTCCTGGCCCAGTTCGTCATCGCCGCTCCCGTGGTGACCGGGCTCACCCTGGCCGCCGTGCAGCAGATTCCCGCCGGGTTCCGGCTCCAGATGCTCGCGCTCGGCGCCTCGCGCGCGCAGCTCCTGTGGGTGCTGATCCGCGAGGCCCGCTTGCCGATGCTCGCCGCGCTGATGGCGGGATTCGGGGCCGTCATCTCGGAGGTCGGCGCCTCGATGATGGTGGGCGGGAACATTCGGAGGCAGACGCGCGTGCTGACGACGGCGACCGTGCTGGAGACCGGCAAGGGCAACTTCGACGTCGCCATCGCGCTGTCGGTCATCCTGCTCGGGCTGACGTTCCTCGTGAACTGGGCCTTGACCTACATCCAGCAGCGGAGGCGCGCATGAGGGCCCGGGCCGATGCGCGTCGCCCCGCGGCGTCCTCGGTCGTCGGCGGGCGTCAACGTATGCGGTATACGCCTCGGCCCGCCTCCTCCCTGCGTCCTAGCGGTGCTCGCGCCTCGGCCCGGGCCGATCGCCGGGCGCCGGACTGCCGCTTCGCGAAGGCGCTCGGGGCTCGGCCCGGGCCCCCGGCCGGTCACGGTCGCCCTGCGTGTCCGCGGAGGCGCGCATGAGGCGGCGCACGGCCCTGGCGCTGCTGGCGGGCCTCGTCGTCGCCGCCGGCGCGCACGGGCAGTCACCGAAGCTCACCGTGTTCGCCGCGGCCGATCTCGCGTTCGCGTTCCGCGAGCTCGTGCCCCGGTTCGAGAAGGCGCTGGGTGTGACCGTGACGCTGGTGCTCGGCTCGACCGGGAATCTCGCCGCCCAGATCGAGCACGGGGCACCGGCCGACGTCTTTTTCGCGGCGGACGAGCAATTCGTAGACCGCCTGGTGCGACAGGGCGTGCTCATCGCCGAGACCCGGGCACTCTACGGCCAGGGCCGGCTCGTCCTGGCCACGGCCAAGCGCGCGGGCCCGAAGCTCGGCGACCTCAGGGGACTCCGGGAGCCGCGGGTGCGCCACGTCGCGATCGCGAACCCCGAGCACGCGCCCTACGGCCGCCGGGCCGAGGAGGTCCTGCGGCGGCTGGGGCTCTGGGACGCGCTCAGGCCAAAGCTGGTCTACGGCGAGAACATCCGCCAGACCCTCCAGTTCGTCCAGAGCGGAGCGGCCGAAGCGGGGATCGTCGCGCTGGCGGTCGCGAATGTCCCCGAGGTCGAGTGGGTGCCGATCGACCCGAGCCTTCACGCCCCGCTCGACCAGGCGGTCGCGGTGGTCCGGCGTAGCGCGCGCCCCGAGCTCGGGGTGGCCTTCGTCCAGTTCGTGAACGGACCGGAGGGCCGGGACGTCATGAAGCGGTACGGCTTCCTCCTGTCCGGGGAGTTCTGAGAGGCCGTGAGCCAATGACCTTCACGCGCGAGCGCCTGAGTCATGCGGTGGGGGGGTCTGGGGGCGGAGCGACGCCGCTCCCCCCCGGGCTCAATTGAGCCTCCATGGACCTCTTTCCGATCTGGCTCTCCCTCGGGGTCGCGACGCTGGCGACGCTGCTGACGCTGACGCTCGGGGTGCCGCTCGCCTGGCTGCTCGCCCGCACGCGCTTCCGCGGTCGGGAAGTACTGGAAGGGTTGGTCGTGCTGCCACTGGTTCTGCCGCCCACGGTGCTGGGCTACTATCTCCTGGTCCTGATCGGGACGCGGGGCCCGGTCGGCCGCCTCCTCGGCAGCGTCGGTATCGATCTGGCCTTCACCTGGCGGGCCGCGGTCCTGGCCGCCGGCGTGGGCTCGATCGCCCTGCTCGTCAAGTCGGCGCAGGCCGGCTTCGAGACCGTGGATCGCCGGCTCGAGGACGCCGCCCGGACCCTGGGCCGGTCGGAGTGGAGCATCTTCTGGTCGGTCACGCTCCCGCTGGCCGCCCGGTCGATCCTGGCCGGCACCATCCTGGCGTTCTGCCGGGCCCTGGGTGACTTCGGGATCACGCTCATGGTCGCCGGCAGCATCCCGGGCCGCACCCAGACGCTCCCGCTCGCGATCTACGACCGCGTCCAGGCCTTCCGCATGGACGAGGCGAACCTGCTCTCGGCCGTCGCGGTCGGGATCATGCTGCTCCTGCTGCTCGGCGTCGGCCGGCTGGCCCGACTGCGCTATTGACGGCGCCCGTGATCTCGCTGGCCCTGACCAAGCGGCTGCCGGACTTCACCCTCGACGTGGGGTGGGAGGCGGAGGAGT
This sequence is a window from Candidatus Methylomirabilota bacterium. Protein-coding genes within it:
- a CDS encoding ABC transporter permease is translated as MELIRDGFSRAVWLVLSGDPEVLGVTWLSLRISGTATLLSLVVGLPVGTALALARFPGRALLISLINTGMGLPPVVVGLFLSMLLWRSGPLGVLELLYTPTAIVLAQFVIAAPVVTGLTLAAVQQIPAGFRLQMLALGASRAQLLWVLIREARLPMLAALMAGFGAVISEVGASMMVGGNIRRQTRVLTTATVLETGKGNFDVAIALSVILLGLTFLVNWALTYIQQRRRA
- a CDS encoding DGQHR domain-containing protein encodes the protein MISVGAHRIKQYGVEFYQASFPAREIDRLVKFEVLGYGGIPEPTKAKRAARTRVNWDVLESRIGESSEAYQRPVIRRKIEELVAYFRDCREAGKLPSIAGAVIITSDKRLTFRPVAHHGNLGVLEIPEEPGVLRVLDGQHRLLALHALATEGDLTGLDVPAVLFDTLDAQQIVELFVTINAKHTRLNPSHLVSLAGRKLYPDENQALAHDIIRTLNEDDTSPLQGEIKMLGIGRGRVAQAPLAEEIVDLIETVEKMGGRGRAKELRDSGRRFFLNYIKAIAQTFPHAWAGRKYSIKTGTALRAFVRVAPDVMVRTRELKGDPYDLRGIREALRPWTERLGDRRFETEGEWRQKLAGGTRGTVETLARELRDALRT
- a CDS encoding peptidylprolyl isomerase, translating into MHAWRWVVLLAFAAALPAEWAGAQGKPMHPTAVIAMEKGGEIRIELFPEDAPKTVESFVTLTKKGFYNGLAFHRVVPGFVAQGGDPKGDGTGGPGYTLKAEFNKRKHVRGTVAMARSQHPDSAGSQFYICFAPAPHLDNNYTVFGQVVKGMEVVDKIQVGDKMKTVRIEEPAKQ
- a CDS encoding substrate-binding domain-containing protein, whose product is MRRSVPGALGVGLVAGLMVGAAASASSEVVILSTTTSTQDSGLLDVLVPLFERKTGYPVKTIAVGTGQALVLAARGEADVTLVHAPALERKYLGEGKVVNRRLVMLNDFVIVGPPEDPARLRQSTSAVDGVRRIAATRAPFVSRGDQSGTHQLELGLWREAGLVPGGAWYVESGQGMGATLVLANDRRAYTLTDRATWLAFQRRVSLPVLLEGDLRLRNLYSVLEANPANGPRVNAAGGRAFADFLVSPEAQALIRVFGVERYGRPLFVPLAGKTEAEVGG
- a CDS encoding virulence factor, translating into MARVRITYWQEIPVLVTARDAADEVTIPLSSRFQDLVDAVAMLLGLSDAEDYLARWQPGPEEERPGGADAAARAVAGELEEQFAEIRARSFQPGSVTE
- the greA gene encoding transcription elongation factor GreA — encoded protein: MSPRTPMTREGFARLQQELDQLRREARPQIIKAIAEARAHGDLSENAEYHAAKERQGFIEGRIRELEVKVGGAEVIEPPRSGDRITFGSTVRLRGPDGKEVQYQIVGSDEADPATGRISILSPLARTLIGKEIGGEVKVQAPGGAKTYEVLAANFPWES
- the typA gene encoding translational GTPase TypA, with translation MTQRLDIRNLAIIAHVDHGKTTLVDAMLWQGGIFRANESVPERVLDSIDLEREKGITIMAKQTAITYRGVKLNVVDTPGHADFGGEVERTLTLVDGVLLLVDAAEGPLPQTRFVLKKALEAGLPPIVVLNKIDRADARPAEVLDEVYDLFIDLDADLTQLEFPVLYTDARRGTATRRLDEPGQSLGPLFETLLATIPPPTFDPDMGLQLRAASLDWDDYVGRLVIGRIVNGTLRPHDRVVVLRRSGAAEPAKVTGVYTYEGLRRVEVAEAGPGELVLVAGIEAMDIGETLADPERPVALPPIRVDEPTVAMLFSANVSPFAGREGKYVTSRHLRERLFKEARGNVAIRVEETDSPDTLRVSGRGELQLAILIEMMRREGYELEAGQPEVITREVDGERLEPMEHLVIDCPEEFIGIVTQKVGARKGQMVKMVNHGTGRVRLEYRLPARGLIGYRGEFLTDTRGTGLLNHLFDGWAPWQGEVPRRANGALVGDRDGRATGYAIDHLQPRGEFFIRPGDPVYEGQVVGEHARDNDLDVNVTKEKKLTNMRASTADEAIRLTPPRVMSLEQCLEWIRADELVEVTPQALRLRKKALRGRRRF
- a CDS encoding septal ring lytic transglycosylase RlpA family protein, producing the protein MVATFLLSGCAFVAGVPDESASRGDPGTPPAAPPPAASVVSPRARPRVDLASYYAKWHHGRPTASGEAFDMDALTAAHRSLPLGACLEVVHLGNGRRVFVRVNDRGPYVPGRAIDVSYRAAQELGMLDDGVARVRIKETRSGACEGPLGEEPS
- the modA gene encoding molybdate ABC transporter substrate-binding protein; amino-acid sequence: MRRRTALALLAGLVVAAGAHGQSPKLTVFAAADLAFAFRELVPRFEKALGVTVTLVLGSTGNLAAQIEHGAPADVFFAADEQFVDRLVRQGVLIAETRALYGQGRLVLATAKRAGPKLGDLRGLREPRVRHVAIANPEHAPYGRRAEEVLRRLGLWDALRPKLVYGENIRQTLQFVQSGAAEAGIVALAVANVPEVEWVPIDPSLHAPLDQAVAVVRRSARPELGVAFVQFVNGPEGRDVMKRYGFLLSGEF
- the modB gene encoding molybdate ABC transporter permease subunit, translated to MDLFPIWLSLGVATLATLLTLTLGVPLAWLLARTRFRGREVLEGLVVLPLVLPPTVLGYYLLVLIGTRGPVGRLLGSVGIDLAFTWRAAVLAAGVGSIALLVKSAQAGFETVDRRLEDAARTLGRSEWSIFWSVTLPLAARSILAGTILAFCRALGDFGITLMVAGSIPGRTQTLPLAIYDRVQAFRMDEANLLSAVAVGIMLLLLLGVGRLARLRY
- a CDS encoding helix-turn-helix transcriptional regulator, with the translated sequence MTHRLLTVQEAARHLRLNPRSVYLLAQRGGIPATRVTGKWLFPEHLLDEWLESSARQGAPRTPPGARPSPPAGSLFVAGSDDPALELLLDALPGQSGSPLLFTATVGSTRGLQAVGEGRADLAWSHLVDPDSGEYNLPHVPRYLAGRPVVLVNLFHRDLGLVVWTGNPRKLTGMADLGRRGLKFVNRQPGSGTRHFIDAGLGREGVAPAKLAGYRDEVTTHWGVGLRVLRGEADVGVATRSVAHALSLGFVPLTRERFDMVIPKDTFFRPAVQTLLEAVRSERFRRRLEALGGYEASEAGRVLAEVP